AAGGGGTGGATAAGATGGTAACAGAAGCACAGGCTCGTGAAATTTTACAGGAGCTGCAGGATCCGCATTTACATAAAAGCCTTGGAGAAACAAATGGAATCCAGGAAATTAAAATCAAGGAAGATAAAGAGCATATCAGTGTAAAAATTGCTCTCTCCAGAACAGGTACTGCAGAACAGATGACACTGCAGCAGCAGATTGTAGACGGCTTGAAGAGTGCAGGCGCCAAGACAGTGGGAATCCGCTTTGCCGATCTTCCGGAAGACGAAGTGGCGAAGCACCAGGCTGTTGACCAGTCCGGAAAAACTGACATTTTGTCACCGGCCAGCAAAACTGAATTCATCGCAATTGCAAGCGGTAAAGGCGGGGTCGGGAAATCCACGGTCTCCGTCAACCTGGCTATTGCACTGGCAAGGGCAGGGAAAAAAGTCGGCCTTGTTGATGCTGATATTTATGGTTTCAGTGTACCTGACATGATGGGTATTGCTGATAAGCCGAAAGTCAGAGGAGAAAAGATCATTCCGGTGGAGCGTTTTGGTGTCAAAGTCATTTCAATGGGATTCTTTGTTGAAGACAACGCACCTGTCGTGTGGCGCGGGCCGATGCTTGGAAAAATGCTCAACAACTTCTTTCAGGAAGTCGAGTGGGGCGATTTGGACTACTTGCTGCTTGATCTTCCTCCTGGCACAGGGGACGTAGCCCTTGATGTACACACAATGCTTCCGGCATCAAAAGAGATCATCGTGACAACGCCTCATCCGACTGCAGCATTTGTGGCAGCGCGCGCAGGCGCAATGGCAATCAAGACAGATCACGAAGTCCTTGGTGTTATCGAAAACATGTCTTACTTCGAAAGCAAAGTGACAGGCGAAAAAGAATACGTATTCGGCCGCGGCGGCGGAGAAAAGCTCGCTGACGAACTGAAAACCGAAGTTCTTGGACAATTGCCGCTACAGCAGCCTGACTGGAATGATGATGATTTTGCCCCGTCGGTTTACGACGAAGATCATCCAATCGGAAAGCGGTATACCGAAATCGCCGCTAAAGTCATCGATTCCTTATCCAAGTAAATGGATGGAGACAAGCACGAGAAAAAGCACCGTTTCTGGTGCTTTTTTCATTGTAATGGAAATTATAAAATTTGAGCGTTGTGTATAAAAAGCCAGAAGGGAATCGTCCAGCTCCAGGCGCCAGCGGCTATCGTCATAAGCGGGCGCCTTGCGCATTTGTTCTTTGTGGGGATGGAAAAGCGGATCATCCTCCGCCGGCTCCACCGCCACCCTGGTCATCCTGGCCGCCGCCTTGACCGGCACCGCCCTGTTCACCGCCGCCTTCTTTTTGCTGGCCGGAACCTGCTTCTTCCGCTGCTTTCATAAGAAGGTCCTGGATTTTTGCCTTGAACAGCGGGCTTTCAAATGTCTCCTGCATCAATTTTTGCAAATGCTGGCGGAATTCCTGGCCTTTCATCACAGTCAACAATTGTTTTTCCATATCTGGATTCTGGTACAGTTCAATCATTGATTTTTGGTAATCGGGATCCTTCATCAGTTTCTTCATCAGCTCTTCCTGCTGTTTTTGCATGCTTTTCGCAAAGGTTTCCGCGAATTTGGGATCCTCAAACTGTTTCTTCCAGAATTCCTTACCTTTATCTGAAGTAAGGTTTTCTTCAATGGTTTTCTTTACAAAAGCTTGATCGAGGACCATTTGTTCTTTTATTTTTTCATCTGCAACAAGGTCCTGGATTGCTTTTTTCCCTTCATCGGTTTTTAATATGTCAACGACCATTTTTTTCGTTTCATCATAGTTAGGCTGGCTGCTGTCAGTGGCTTCAGCGGCACACCCGCCCAGCGCCAGTGCCAGTACCATAAGGAGCGGATAAATACGCCGCATAATGATTGCCCCCTTTTTAATGCATTCCTTACTGTTAATATGGGTTGATGACAAAAAAATATGCACACATGGAGATGGAGAAAACATCCGGGAATTGATAAAATCAAATATGGAATGATAATTAGTGGAGGATATAATTGTGACGATACGA
This genomic stretch from Bacillus marinisedimentorum harbors:
- a CDS encoding Mrp/NBP35 family ATP-binding protein, with protein sequence MVTEAQAREILQELQDPHLHKSLGETNGIQEIKIKEDKEHISVKIALSRTGTAEQMTLQQQIVDGLKSAGAKTVGIRFADLPEDEVAKHQAVDQSGKTDILSPASKTEFIAIASGKGGVGKSTVSVNLAIALARAGKKVGLVDADIYGFSVPDMMGIADKPKVRGEKIIPVERFGVKVISMGFFVEDNAPVVWRGPMLGKMLNNFFQEVEWGDLDYLLLDLPPGTGDVALDVHTMLPASKEIIVTTPHPTAAFVAARAGAMAIKTDHEVLGVIENMSYFESKVTGEKEYVFGRGGGEKLADELKTEVLGQLPLQQPDWNDDDFAPSVYDEDHPIGKRYTEIAAKVIDSLSK
- the gerD gene encoding spore germination lipoprotein GerD; the encoded protein is MRRIYPLLMVLALALGGCAAEATDSSQPNYDETKKMVVDILKTDEGKKAIQDLVADEKIKEQMVLDQAFVKKTIEENLTSDKGKEFWKKQFEDPKFAETFAKSMQKQQEELMKKLMKDPDYQKSMIELYQNPDMEKQLLTVMKGQEFRQHLQKLMQETFESPLFKAKIQDLLMKAAEEAGSGQQKEGGGEQGGAGQGGGQDDQGGGGAGGG